The Bacillus carboniphilus genome window below encodes:
- a CDS encoding cell wall hydrolase — MNKFLIFLMTITLIIGSFSMIPAVHISAQTKEDTVQLFDIDLDSVEEDEKVNLMKTLSEKKENLLKSAVEDKEDPVYKLSKEEKKLLARLVHAEAKGEPFEGKVAVATVVINRVEDEKFPDTLKEVIYQKNAFQPVQNGSINEPADKEAKEAVKEALDEYEKANEDVLYFYNPDTATSDWIFDRKVIEKIGRHAFAI; from the coding sequence ATGAATAAATTTCTTATCTTTTTGATGACTATTACACTAATTATCGGTTCATTTTCAATGATACCGGCTGTTCATATATCTGCGCAAACAAAGGAAGATACGGTTCAATTATTTGATATAGATTTGGATTCGGTTGAAGAAGACGAAAAAGTAAACCTTATGAAGACATTAAGTGAAAAGAAAGAGAACCTTCTTAAATCTGCAGTAGAAGACAAGGAGGATCCTGTCTACAAGCTGTCTAAAGAGGAGAAAAAATTACTAGCTCGTCTTGTTCATGCGGAAGCAAAGGGAGAACCTTTTGAAGGAAAGGTAGCAGTTGCAACGGTTGTCATTAACCGTGTCGAAGATGAAAAATTTCCAGACACACTAAAAGAGGTTATCTATCAAAAGAATGCTTTCCAACCGGTTCAAAATGGTTCAATTAACGAACCAGCTGATAAAGAAGCCAAAGAGGCGGTTAAGGAAGCATTGGATGAGTATGAAAAAGCCAATGAAGATGTTCTGTATTTCTATAACCCAGATACCGCTACAAGTGATTGGATTTTTGATCGTAAAGTCATTGAGAAAATCGGAAGACATGCATTTGCAATTTAA
- a CDS encoding cytochrome c oxidase subunit II: MKMHRSEKIWLTLSFGMIIGFMLITGYQTFALEMGPPSHKERIDPQKVDEIAPFDNPGITQIGDKEYEVVMTLQIFSFNPGNIEIPAGSTVHFTMTSKDVTHGFQVAGTNLNAMVMPGYIQKITQTFDEPGEYLVLCNEYCGAGHQAMATKIIVK; the protein is encoded by the coding sequence ATGAAGATGCATCGATCTGAAAAAATATGGCTTACCTTGAGCTTCGGAATGATTATCGGTTTTATGCTCATTACAGGCTACCAAACCTTTGCGCTAGAAATGGGACCGCCAAGTCATAAGGAGAGAATTGACCCGCAGAAAGTGGATGAAATAGCTCCATTTGATAATCCCGGTATTACCCAAATAGGGGATAAAGAGTATGAAGTGGTTATGACATTACAGATATTTAGCTTTAATCCAGGTAATATCGAAATTCCTGCTGGATCTACCGTCCATTTCACAATGACTTCGAAGGATGTAACCCACGGTTTTCAAGTGGCAGGAACCAATTTAAATGCCATGGTTATGCCTGGATATATCCAAAAAATTACGCAAACGTTTGATGAACCAGGTGAGTATTTAGTGTTATGTAATGAATACTGCGGGGCAGGACATCAAGCCATGGCAACTAAAATCATTGTGAAATAA
- the rlmD gene encoding 23S rRNA (uracil(1939)-C(5))-methyltransferase RlmD → MPQPKRKPQQTNKKSNIDLKTGDTFPLTIKRLGINGEGIGYFKRGAVFVPGALPGEEIVAKATKIHERFAEAEIHKIRKKSPSRVMPPCKVYELCGGCQLQHLHYDDQLAHKRDLVVQSLERYTKLSVQKLDIRQTIGMDNPWHYRNKSQFQVGKRDKKVIAGLYSMDSHKLIDIDECIVQHPLTNKVTTTVKQILADLSIPVFDERSRKGSVKTIVTRIGVETGQVQVVLVTVTKELPREEAVVAEIEMRLPEVTSIMHNFNPKKTSLIFGDKTRHLRGKQAIQEQLDVFTYELSARAFFQLNPYQTKKLYKEAEKAAGLTGTEKVVDAYCGVGTIGIWLSANAGEVRGMDVIADGIKDAQENAKAQGIENISFEVGKAEQVLPKWVKEGWKPDVVVVDPPRTGCDQALLKTILQVKPKTLVYVSCNPSTLAKDIDHLSRNYKVQYIQPVDMFPQTAHVEAVVKLVLKK, encoded by the coding sequence GTGCCACAACCAAAAAGAAAACCACAACAAACAAATAAAAAGTCAAATATAGACCTAAAAACAGGAGATACGTTTCCTCTAACTATTAAAAGGCTAGGGATTAACGGAGAAGGAATTGGTTACTTCAAAAGGGGAGCTGTGTTCGTTCCTGGAGCTTTGCCGGGTGAAGAAATTGTTGCAAAAGCAACGAAGATACATGAGCGCTTTGCGGAAGCGGAAATTCATAAGATTAGAAAAAAATCACCATCCAGAGTTATGCCACCTTGTAAAGTATATGAGCTATGTGGCGGGTGTCAGCTGCAGCATTTACATTACGATGACCAACTGGCTCACAAAAGAGACTTAGTGGTGCAGTCACTAGAGAGATATACAAAGCTTTCAGTACAAAAGCTAGATATCCGCCAGACGATTGGTATGGACAACCCTTGGCACTACCGAAATAAAAGTCAGTTCCAAGTTGGGAAGCGGGACAAAAAAGTGATCGCGGGTCTTTACAGTATGGACAGCCATAAGCTCATTGACATTGACGAGTGCATTGTCCAACACCCATTGACCAATAAGGTAACGACTACGGTCAAGCAGATTTTAGCCGACCTTAGCATTCCGGTTTTTGATGAACGCTCGAGAAAAGGTAGTGTTAAGACCATTGTAACTCGAATCGGAGTGGAGACGGGGCAAGTTCAAGTTGTACTCGTGACGGTAACGAAGGAATTGCCTAGAGAAGAAGCCGTGGTGGCGGAAATCGAAATGAGACTGCCTGAAGTAACCTCGATTATGCACAATTTTAATCCGAAGAAAACGTCCCTAATTTTCGGTGATAAAACAAGACATTTAAGAGGAAAACAAGCCATCCAAGAACAGCTAGATGTATTCACGTATGAGCTTTCAGCAAGAGCTTTCTTCCAGCTAAACCCTTACCAAACAAAAAAGTTATACAAGGAAGCTGAAAAGGCTGCGGGACTCACTGGTACCGAAAAAGTAGTGGATGCTTACTGTGGTGTCGGAACCATTGGAATCTGGCTATCTGCTAATGCGGGTGAAGTGCGTGGAATGGATGTCATTGCAGATGGAATTAAAGATGCACAGGAAAATGCAAAAGCACAAGGTATTGAAAATATCTCCTTTGAAGTGGGAAAAGCGGAGCAAGTTTTACCCAAGTGGGTGAAAGAAGGGTGGAAGCCTGATGTCGTAGTGGTAGACCCACCGCGTACGGGTTGTGATCAAGCGCTATTAAAAACCATCCTTCAAGTGAAGCCTAAGACACTAGTGTATGTATCCTGTAATCCTTCAACCTTAGCGAAGGATATTGACCACCTTAGTAGAAACTACAAGGTTCAATATATTCAACCTGTGGACATGTTTCCTCAGACGGCACATGTTGAAGCGGTTGTGAAGTTAGTACTTAAAAAGTAA
- a CDS encoding aldehyde dehydrogenase: MENIHSLITQQKAFFHMGKTKKLAFRLDALEKLRGAIKNNEDKLLQALKLDLNKSEFEAYASEIGVVLEEIRFTIKHLQTWAKPEKVKTPITHMGSTSYIYSEPYGVALVISPWNYPFQLAINPLIGAIAAGNCVVIKPSELTPKTSEAIAHIIAEIFPREFVAVIQGDAETSQALLAEDVDYIFFTGSVPVGKIIMEAAAKKLTPLTLELGGKSPCIVHKDANIKLAAKRIAWGKFLNAGQTCVAPDYLYVHEDIKDGFATAFKESITELYGDTPLHNSELTRIVSERHFERLAGFLQDGDLLIGGKSDKEQLIIEPTVLTNITWKDSIMQDEIFGPILPVLEYNELSEVITGIHNHPKPLALYLFSESEEVQQEVLNSITFGGGCINDTVYHFVSPYLPFGGVGPSGIGAYHGKGSFDTFSHKKSVLKQTTLFDIPFRYPNVKNGLKKIKLFLK; encoded by the coding sequence ATGGAAAATATCCATAGTCTCATTACTCAACAAAAAGCTTTTTTCCATATGGGGAAGACAAAAAAGCTCGCCTTTCGACTTGACGCACTTGAAAAGCTACGAGGTGCGATTAAAAATAACGAAGATAAACTCTTACAGGCTCTAAAACTAGACTTAAACAAATCAGAATTTGAAGCCTACGCCTCAGAAATTGGCGTCGTACTAGAAGAAATTCGCTTCACCATCAAACATTTACAAACCTGGGCAAAGCCTGAAAAAGTAAAAACTCCGATTACTCATATGGGTTCGACTAGCTACATTTATTCTGAACCGTATGGAGTTGCCCTCGTCATTTCACCCTGGAACTACCCATTTCAACTGGCAATTAACCCGCTGATTGGAGCTATTGCGGCAGGAAATTGTGTTGTTATTAAGCCATCTGAGCTTACACCTAAGACATCTGAAGCAATTGCCCACATCATTGCAGAAATTTTCCCGCGGGAATTTGTTGCTGTCATCCAAGGGGATGCGGAAACAAGCCAAGCTCTTCTGGCTGAAGATGTTGACTATATTTTCTTTACGGGAAGTGTACCGGTTGGAAAAATCATTATGGAGGCTGCTGCAAAGAAGTTGACTCCACTCACACTTGAATTAGGCGGAAAGAGTCCTTGTATAGTGCACAAAGATGCTAACATCAAGCTAGCAGCCAAACGAATTGCTTGGGGGAAGTTCCTAAATGCGGGGCAAACCTGTGTAGCACCAGATTATCTGTATGTTCACGAAGACATTAAGGATGGGTTTGCAACTGCATTCAAGGAGAGTATCACAGAATTATATGGAGACACCCCGCTCCACAATTCAGAACTAACTCGAATTGTAAGTGAAAGACATTTTGAACGACTTGCCGGCTTTCTTCAAGATGGAGATCTCCTCATTGGTGGAAAGTCCGATAAAGAACAACTAATAATTGAACCAACCGTTTTAACAAACATCACTTGGAAAGATTCCATTATGCAGGATGAAATATTTGGTCCAATCCTTCCTGTCCTAGAGTATAATGAATTGTCAGAAGTTATAACAGGGATTCACAATCACCCTAAACCGCTTGCTCTGTATCTATTCTCTGAGTCTGAAGAGGTCCAACAAGAAGTTCTTAACAGCATTACTTTTGGTGGAGGCTGTATAAACGATACTGTCTATCACTTCGTATCTCCATATCTGCCCTTCGGTGGTGTGGGGCCAAGTGGGATCGGTGCTTATCATGGGAAAGGTAGCTTCGATACTTTTTCACACAAGAAAAGCGTTTTGAAGCAAACTACCCTATTTGACATTCCCTTTCGATATCCGAATGTTAAAAACGGTTTAAAAAAGATAAAACTATTCCTAAAATAA
- a CDS encoding CBO0543 family protein, whose product MNATITYYTATILGAIGVLFFLRKGWKSYGLLFLTSSSVAIILCFVFVKLGFYSFPHIPFPVQSQIPFIAMTLTFPVGVMFGVRYSPKQWIWKVPFYWAIVHIGVGIEAMIKGYTSIIKYDYQWDLWDTYTWWWIYFLFLEWVGGKMIPDHLKRPIDGELFRYGRSGWIIFHLIVIITIFLAGYYLGKITN is encoded by the coding sequence GTGAATGCTACTATTACCTATTACACGGCAACTATTTTGGGGGCGATAGGAGTCCTATTCTTTTTAAGAAAAGGTTGGAAATCTTACGGTTTGTTATTTCTAACCAGTAGCTCTGTTGCAATTATATTATGCTTTGTCTTTGTTAAATTGGGATTTTACTCATTCCCTCACATTCCTTTCCCCGTTCAATCGCAAATCCCCTTTATTGCTATGACATTAACCTTCCCTGTTGGGGTGATGTTTGGTGTCAGATACAGCCCTAAACAATGGATATGGAAAGTGCCTTTTTATTGGGCTATTGTTCATATTGGAGTTGGGATTGAAGCAATGATAAAAGGGTATACATCCATCATTAAATATGATTACCAGTGGGATTTATGGGATACCTATACATGGTGGTGGATTTATTTCCTATTTTTAGAATGGGTAGGTGGAAAAATGATTCCTGATCACTTAAAAAGACCTATCGATGGGGAATTATTTCGCTATGGTAGATCTGGGTGGATCATCTTCCATTTAATTGTTATTATTACCATTTTTTTAGCAGGTTACTATTTAGGGAAAATCACAAATTAA
- a CDS encoding C45 family peptidase, translating to MKQIYSEIIQFRGSHYDFGYMQGERLKDSLSVRNRENQWKVRKPRFSINIEEAKQAITRFTPGVWDEINGLRDALEWPMERVLKEFGGYRVDYVKSGCSIITGKDYLIRNYDYHPKTYEGRYTFYQPTDGQGYAIIGPSQRVTGRMDGMNEKGLVIGYNFMNRKSPGNGFICCMIGRLILESCANVEEAVDMLKEIPHRHSFTYVVYDQKGEAYAVEATPRDVKVRKTIACANHFEMLTHENRNHLVDSKRRLSVMENKLETLSSAEAAFRLLNDTDKGVFSDLYGSWAGTIHTTGYLPHEMKAWITLGGDRNPVEFNFANWLAGKDLELERISGEVDTDIPFLHMDDNADWFKR from the coding sequence ATGAAGCAAATATATAGTGAAATCATTCAATTTAGAGGTTCACATTATGACTTTGGGTACATGCAGGGAGAGCGACTGAAGGATTCCCTCTCCGTAAGGAACCGTGAAAACCAATGGAAGGTTCGAAAACCTAGGTTTTCAATAAATATAGAAGAGGCAAAACAAGCGATTACTCGCTTTACACCAGGTGTTTGGGACGAAATCAATGGGTTACGTGATGCGCTTGAATGGCCTATGGAGCGAGTGCTTAAGGAGTTTGGTGGTTACCGGGTGGATTATGTAAAATCAGGCTGTTCGATCATAACCGGAAAAGACTACTTGATTCGGAACTATGATTACCACCCGAAAACATATGAAGGAAGATATACTTTTTATCAACCGACTGACGGTCAAGGTTATGCCATAATTGGTCCGAGTCAGCGAGTGACAGGTCGAATGGATGGAATGAATGAAAAGGGCCTTGTAATTGGATATAACTTTATGAATCGAAAAAGTCCTGGGAATGGTTTTATCTGCTGTATGATTGGGAGACTTATTCTAGAGTCTTGCGCGAATGTGGAAGAAGCTGTGGATATGTTGAAGGAGATTCCTCATCGTCACTCTTTTACATATGTAGTTTACGACCAAAAAGGGGAGGCGTATGCAGTTGAGGCTACTCCGCGTGATGTTAAGGTGCGAAAGACCATTGCCTGTGCGAACCACTTTGAGATGCTAACGCATGAAAATAGGAATCACCTAGTGGATTCGAAGAGACGGTTAAGTGTGATGGAGAACAAGCTTGAAACCCTTTCATCAGCTGAAGCGGCTTTTCGTTTGTTGAACGACACGGATAAAGGAGTTTTCTCAGATTTGTATGGAAGCTGGGCTGGAACAATCCATACAACCGGATATCTCCCTCACGAGATGAAAGCTTGGATTACGTTGGGGGGAGACCGTAATCCAGTTGAATTCAATTTTGCTAATTGGTTAGCGGGTAAAGACCTAGAGTTGGAACGGATATCAGGGGAAGTCGATACCGATATTCCCTTCCTCCATATGGATGACAATGCGGACTGGTTTAAGAGGTAG
- a CDS encoding SDR family oxidoreductase, producing MSHTYFFTGFPGFIATSLIKEIIRKGYPVCHIYVLVLPNFKDRALEEIDRIASKGDINASQFTVITGDITRPQLAIDDPLNGELQSKVTHVFHLAAIYDLAVPEDIAFEVNVNGTKNMNDWVLTLPNIERYVYFSTSYVAGTREGRILETDLDMNQSFKNHYEQTKYKAEVLVNEIMNHVPTTIIRPGIVVGHSKTGETIKFDGPYFILNFFDKLKFLPFIPYLGNGKAEGNFVPIDYILDATLYLSHHSVGAGKTYQLTDPKPYRVNEVYRMLMKEQLGKEPKGSIPLAFAKWSLSIPTFRKWVRVEKEALDYFTCMAEYDCSQTLRDLEGSGISCPDFKDVIPAMVRYYKENKNDKSKHLKIQ from the coding sequence TTGTCTCATACATATTTTTTTACAGGGTTTCCTGGGTTTATTGCTACTTCTTTGATTAAAGAAATCATCCGAAAAGGTTATCCGGTTTGTCATATTTATGTTTTGGTCTTACCTAATTTCAAAGATCGAGCACTTGAAGAAATTGATAGAATTGCCTCGAAAGGGGATATAAATGCCTCCCAATTTACAGTCATTACGGGAGACATTACTCGTCCTCAATTAGCTATTGATGACCCACTCAATGGAGAGCTGCAGTCAAAAGTGACGCATGTTTTTCACTTGGCAGCTATATATGATTTAGCTGTTCCAGAGGACATTGCCTTTGAAGTAAATGTCAATGGAACCAAGAATATGAATGATTGGGTCCTTACCCTTCCCAATATAGAACGATATGTGTATTTTAGTACCTCCTATGTAGCTGGAACTCGGGAAGGACGCATTTTGGAGACTGATTTGGATATGAACCAATCGTTTAAAAATCACTATGAACAAACTAAATATAAAGCGGAAGTCCTCGTTAATGAGATTATGAACCATGTTCCCACTACCATCATTCGTCCGGGAATTGTCGTTGGACACTCCAAAACAGGAGAAACGATAAAATTTGACGGCCCGTATTTTATTTTGAATTTCTTCGATAAGCTAAAATTTCTTCCTTTTATCCCTTACTTAGGGAACGGGAAAGCGGAAGGTAACTTTGTTCCCATTGATTATATCCTTGATGCAACGCTCTACCTGTCACATCATTCGGTTGGGGCTGGAAAAACGTATCAACTAACGGACCCCAAGCCTTATCGGGTAAATGAAGTATATCGGATGTTAATGAAGGAACAGCTTGGCAAAGAACCTAAAGGATCCATACCTCTTGCATTTGCTAAATGGTCCCTGTCGATTCCTACTTTTAGAAAATGGGTCCGTGTTGAGAAAGAAGCACTTGATTATTTTACTTGTATGGCAGAGTATGACTGTTCCCAAACTCTACGAGATCTAGAGGGATCAGGAATTTCTTGTCCAGACTTTAAAGATGTAATCCCTGCCATGGTCCGGTATTATAAAGAAAATAAGAATGATAAGAGCAAACACCTTAAAATTCAATAA
- the pdaA gene encoding delta-lactam-biosynthetic de-N-acetylase, with protein sequence MAALLVTHTTYAVSNESIGWGFKKARNGQPPDAGAKYENLLAKYDAFYKGSPDEKVLYLTFDNGYENGFTPQVLDVLKEEQVPAIFFVTGHYIRTEPELLKRMVNEGHIVGNHSNSHPDFSRTSDDQIRRELAYVKDEVEKITGQKHMNYLRPPRGIFSERTLKVAKEEGYTHVFWSLAFIDWKVKEQKGWKYAYDSIMAQIHPGAILLLHTVSKDNADALQKVIQDLKKQGYRFESLDDLVMNEPL encoded by the coding sequence ATGGCCGCACTATTGGTCACTCATACTACATATGCGGTTTCAAATGAATCCATTGGCTGGGGATTTAAGAAAGCGCGAAATGGACAGCCACCTGATGCAGGCGCTAAATATGAAAACCTGCTAGCGAAGTATGATGCCTTTTATAAAGGATCGCCCGATGAAAAAGTGTTATATCTCACATTTGATAATGGGTATGAGAATGGCTTCACTCCGCAAGTCTTAGACGTTTTAAAAGAAGAACAAGTGCCGGCTATTTTCTTTGTAACCGGGCACTATATTCGAACTGAACCAGAGCTGTTAAAGAGGATGGTTAACGAAGGTCACATTGTTGGGAATCATTCTAATTCTCATCCTGACTTTTCACGGACCTCGGATGATCAAATTAGAAGAGAATTAGCGTATGTTAAAGATGAGGTAGAAAAAATCACAGGGCAAAAGCACATGAACTATTTGCGCCCACCACGTGGAATATTTAGTGAAAGAACGTTGAAAGTGGCAAAAGAGGAAGGCTACACCCACGTCTTCTGGTCACTTGCCTTTATTGATTGGAAAGTGAAAGAGCAAAAAGGATGGAAGTATGCTTATGACTCCATCATGGCACAAATTCATCCTGGAGCCATTCTATTGCTTCACACTGTTTCAAAAGATAATGCAGATGCGTTACAAAAAGTCATACAAGATTTGAAGAAGCAAGGATATCGATTTGAAAGTCTAGACGATTTAGTAATGAATGAACCCCTGTAA
- a CDS encoding AbgT family transporter, protein MANPIKRGLVMRSLDGIERVGNKLPHPVTLFAIFALAVVVLSALFANMGLQVEDPLNEGEIIKVKNLLSSEGIVYLFESMVTNFTGFAPLGTVLVTMLGIGIAERSGLISAALRGLVTSVPRQLMTAALVFGGIMSSMAADAGYVVLTPLGAVLFAGLGRHPLAGLAAAFAGVSGGFSANLLLTSLDPLLGGLTKDAAAILDPAYAETINYAMNYYFMIASVFVLTIVGTLVTDKIVEPRLGAYKGNVKEEVDYLKPEEKKGLWAALFAFIATAAVMAVLVIPEWGPLRGGAEKIIDAPFFHSLVPVILITFFIPGFVYGKITKSIKNDKDVADQLSETMATMGSYIVLAFVAAQFVAYFSESKLGLVLAVNGAQFLESTGFTGIRLILTFIVVSGFINLFIGSASAKWAIMAPVFVPMLMSMGYAPEFTQLVYRIADSTTNVISPLMPYFAIVIAFAQKYDKKVGIGTLISTMLPYSIAFTIVWVIMLIIWMLTGIDIGPGSGIYYNN, encoded by the coding sequence ATGGCAAATCCGATTAAAAGAGGTTTGGTAATGCGTTCATTAGACGGAATTGAACGTGTCGGTAATAAGTTGCCACATCCCGTCACATTATTCGCAATTTTTGCATTAGCTGTGGTCGTTCTTTCAGCTCTATTTGCGAATATGGGCTTGCAAGTAGAAGATCCCCTTAACGAGGGTGAAATTATAAAGGTTAAAAACCTATTAAGCTCTGAGGGGATTGTTTACCTATTTGAGAGTATGGTTACAAACTTTACTGGCTTTGCACCATTAGGAACTGTGCTAGTAACGATGTTGGGTATTGGTATTGCAGAACGTTCTGGCCTAATAAGTGCTGCGTTACGTGGCCTAGTTACGTCTGTTCCAAGGCAATTGATGACAGCAGCGCTTGTTTTCGGTGGTATCATGTCAAGTATGGCAGCTGACGCTGGTTATGTAGTACTAACACCACTTGGGGCTGTTTTGTTCGCTGGACTTGGAAGACACCCTTTAGCTGGATTAGCAGCAGCATTTGCTGGGGTATCAGGCGGATTCAGTGCTAACTTGCTACTGACATCGTTAGATCCGTTGCTAGGTGGACTAACAAAGGATGCAGCAGCAATTTTGGACCCTGCCTATGCAGAAACCATTAACTATGCAATGAATTATTACTTCATGATTGCTTCTGTGTTTGTTCTAACTATTGTGGGTACTTTAGTAACAGATAAAATTGTTGAACCACGATTAGGTGCATACAAAGGAAACGTTAAAGAAGAAGTGGACTATTTAAAGCCGGAAGAGAAAAAAGGTTTGTGGGCAGCATTGTTTGCGTTCATTGCAACTGCTGCTGTGATGGCTGTACTTGTTATTCCTGAATGGGGGCCATTACGTGGAGGAGCAGAGAAAATTATCGACGCACCGTTCTTCCACTCGTTAGTGCCAGTTATTTTAATCACATTCTTTATTCCAGGTTTTGTTTATGGGAAAATCACAAAATCCATTAAAAACGATAAAGATGTAGCAGATCAGTTGTCGGAAACAATGGCGACAATGGGATCATATATCGTTCTTGCGTTTGTAGCGGCTCAATTCGTTGCTTACTTTAGCGAGTCTAAGTTAGGGTTAGTTTTAGCCGTCAATGGCGCTCAATTCCTTGAGTCAACAGGATTCACAGGGATTCGACTGATCCTTACATTTATTGTTGTATCGGGATTCATTAACTTATTCATTGGAAGTGCATCTGCTAAATGGGCTATTATGGCGCCAGTATTTGTTCCAATGTTAATGAGCATGGGATATGCACCAGAATTTACGCAATTGGTATACAGAATTGCGGATTCTACTACAAATGTTATCTCACCACTAATGCCTTACTTCGCAATCGTTATTGCTTTTGCGCAAAAATATGACAAGAAGGTTGGAATTGGTACACTCATTTCCACCATGCTTCCATATTCCATTGCGTTTACGATTGTTTGGGTAATCATGCTCATTATTTGGATGCTTACAGGGATCGATATCGGTCCTGGTTCTGGTATCTACTATAATAACTAA
- a CDS encoding DNA-3-methyladenine glycosylase: MIQMKEKVCGPYHFDGILQRLSLDPLNQVDLEQRFIKVPVYIQDEKIPVTVQATGTLEQPEFLLTFQENNQVTKTDVKKEVERLFQWNTNMQEIHEHFLQTDLAPIFEQHKGTPLVLDFGLYSCVIKCIIHQQLNLSFAFTLTQRFVETFGEQKEGVWFYPSPEVIANLKVEDLRELQFSGRKAEYVIGFSQLVASGEIDLHELKSKDEAYIMDTLMRVRGIGKWTAENFLSFGLGRPNLFPAADIGLQNALKNLHQLDRKPTYEEMDEWKEAWKPYMTYASLYLWRSIESATTKKKTTTNK; encoded by the coding sequence ATGATTCAAATGAAAGAGAAGGTTTGCGGTCCCTATCATTTTGATGGAATTTTACAAAGACTATCTTTAGATCCACTTAACCAGGTTGACCTAGAACAAAGGTTCATTAAGGTACCTGTCTACATCCAGGATGAGAAAATCCCAGTCACCGTACAAGCAACCGGAACATTAGAACAGCCGGAATTTTTACTAACGTTCCAGGAAAATAACCAGGTAACAAAAACTGATGTAAAGAAAGAAGTCGAACGTCTCTTCCAATGGAACACAAATATGCAGGAAATCCACGAGCATTTCCTCCAAACAGACTTAGCTCCTATTTTCGAGCAACATAAAGGGACACCACTTGTTCTCGACTTCGGCTTGTACTCATGCGTGATTAAGTGTATCATTCATCAGCAGCTAAATTTATCCTTTGCTTTTACCTTAACCCAAAGATTTGTTGAAACGTTTGGTGAACAAAAGGAAGGTGTCTGGTTTTATCCATCACCAGAGGTTATAGCGAACCTTAAAGTAGAGGACTTAAGGGAACTACAATTTAGTGGTCGGAAGGCAGAATATGTGATTGGATTTTCCCAGTTGGTAGCTTCAGGTGAAATTGATTTACATGAGTTGAAGTCAAAAGACGAAGCCTACATAATGGATACATTGATGCGGGTGAGGGGCATAGGAAAATGGACAGCCGAAAACTTCCTGTCATTCGGATTAGGGAGGCCTAACCTCTTTCCAGCAGCAGATATCGGATTGCAAAATGCATTAAAGAACTTACATCAATTAGACCGAAAACCAACCTATGAAGAAATGGATGAATGGAAAGAAGCATGGAAGCCTTATATGACCTATGCTTCTCTCTATCTATGGAGGAGTATTGAAAGTGCCACAACCAAAAAGAAAACCACAACAAACAAATAA
- a CDS encoding cytochrome c oxidase subunit 2A has translation MGASNLNNKKSEEEKESMLGTYFSVGIVGGVILLTYVIVFGLYMIRV, from the coding sequence GTGGGAGCTTCAAATTTAAATAATAAGAAGTCTGAGGAAGAGAAGGAGTCGATGTTAGGTACCTATTTTTCGGTGGGGATTGTGGGCGGCGTCATACTGCTGACATATGTGATTGTGTTTGGACTTTATATGATTCGAGTATAG
- a CDS encoding ASCH domain-containing protein: MKVLSMIQPWASLFVYREATYETRTWKTNYRGPLAIHTSKKIDKAVCNHVAIKALLQKHGANTESLPTGMIIATCMLTNCLRVTENNETWAVLEDGRIVSGNDYFLGDYRVGVYAWEVQDMRMLDDFIPAKGQLGLWEFNV; this comes from the coding sequence ATGAAAGTTTTATCGATGATTCAGCCCTGGGCTAGCCTGTTTGTATATAGAGAGGCGACCTATGAAACAAGAACATGGAAAACAAATTATCGTGGACCTTTGGCGATTCACACTAGTAAAAAAATCGATAAGGCTGTATGTAATCATGTCGCCATTAAGGCGTTACTTCAAAAGCATGGAGCCAATACAGAAAGTCTTCCGACGGGGATGATTATCGCAACATGTATGCTAACAAATTGTCTGAGAGTAACGGAAAATAATGAGACTTGGGCAGTTTTAGAGGATGGAAGAATCGTTTCTGGGAATGATTATTTTTTAGGTGATTATAGAGTTGGTGTGTATGCTTGGGAAGTACAGGATATGAGGATGTTAGATGACTTTATCCCAGCGAAAGGTCAACTTGGTTTATGGGAGTTCAATGTCTGA